A window of the Oscillospiraceae bacterium genome harbors these coding sequences:
- a CDS encoding ABC transporter substrate-binding protein, translated as MNKKLVSLVGGLLAAAFAFSGCGSAASSSTQASAAASGTSAASVSSASGKMDKIVLQDKWLAQAQFMGYYVADKKGYYKDENIAITITPGSSDFTAEDQVINGTANFGHTWYSSLLTYQESGNDLINVSQIYQKSALQLVTKKGSGITTGKDLKGKKVGNWFGGNEYEIYALLGKYGYNKDKDVSLVQQDFTMDAFKNNEIDAASAMTYNEMGLVLDDDDNNMKNYQTIDMNTEGVAMMEDCLCVSKKWAEANKDLVVRFLRASLKGWQYACAHTDEAAQIVWDAGKSVSLKHQQFMAKKVAETVCPSGMDTKTIGKLDEKKLQQTIDLGKKYGLIKKAISLSSSIDASYWKEATGSTAS; from the coding sequence ATGAACAAAAAACTGGTGTCTCTAGTTGGCGGTCTGCTGGCTGCCGCGTTCGCTTTCTCAGGCTGCGGAAGTGCTGCTTCTTCCAGTACGCAGGCATCTGCTGCCGCCTCCGGGACTTCAGCTGCTTCGGTAAGCAGTGCTTCCGGAAAAATGGACAAGATTGTCTTACAGGATAAGTGGCTAGCGCAGGCACAGTTTATGGGCTATTATGTGGCCGATAAAAAAGGCTACTACAAAGACGAAAATATTGCCATTACCATTACGCCCGGTTCCAGTGACTTTACCGCAGAAGATCAGGTCATTAATGGTACAGCAAATTTTGGCCACACATGGTACTCCAGTTTGCTGACCTACCAGGAAAGCGGCAATGACCTTATCAACGTATCACAGATTTATCAGAAGAGTGCTCTGCAGCTGGTGACGAAAAAAGGCTCTGGCATTACTACAGGCAAAGACTTGAAAGGAAAGAAAGTCGGCAACTGGTTTGGCGGAAATGAATACGAGATTTATGCGCTCTTAGGCAAGTATGGATATAACAAAGATAAAGACGTTTCCTTGGTACAGCAGGACTTCACAATGGATGCCTTTAAAAACAACGAGATTGATGCAGCTTCTGCCATGACCTATAACGAAATGGGCTTGGTTTTGGACGATGACGATAACAACATGAAAAATTATCAAACAATCGATATGAATACAGAGGGCGTTGCCATGATGGAAGACTGCCTGTGCGTCAGCAAAAAGTGGGCCGAGGCAAACAAAGACCTGGTTGTCCGCTTTCTGCGCGCTTCCCTGAAAGGCTGGCAGTACGCCTGCGCACATACCGACGAAGCGGCACAGATCGTTTGGGACGCCGGCAAGAGCGTCAGCCTGAAGCATCAGCAGTTCATGGCTAAGAAGGTGGCTGAAACAGTCTGCCCAAGCGGAATGGATACAAAGACGATCGGTAAATTGGATGAAAAGAAGCTGCAGCAGACCATTGACCTGGGCAAGAAGTACGGCCTGATTAAGAAAGCAATCAGCCTCAGCAGCAGCATTGATGCGAGCTACTGGAAGGAAGCAACCGGCTCCACTGCTTCCTAA
- a CDS encoding Zn-dependent hydrolase: MLTCSKDRMEEKIKTFSQFGATGNGGITRLSLSPAALAARAEFCKRCKALGMSVISDDMANLYATIPGEADLPALCMGSHIDSVVQGGNYDGILGVLTALEAAETIVTEKIPHRHPITVLVWTNEEGARFDPAMMSSGVVTGKFKKEDMLKSTDPKGTTFGEALDASGYKGDQSNRLDPKKTLGLLELHIEQGPVLEAEKKDIGVVEGVVGMVNYEFRMRGQADHAGTTPMSYRRDALLAACDVIKYLHAELDKLDSKLVYTTGRILCSPNVHTIIPDDVRFTLDARHQDPNVIKQVVEIIKNVPKEMDKCSVSYEELWSRKTVAYNPEMVNIVEKEANAFGYSNMRMYSGPGHDAQYLADVVPTTMVFVPSVGGHSHCEIEYTPIEKCWQGANVLLQTALEMDKHSAF, from the coding sequence ATGCTGACATGCAGTAAAGACCGAATGGAAGAAAAGATTAAGACTTTCAGCCAGTTTGGTGCAACCGGAAACGGCGGTATCACCCGCCTTTCCCTTTCCCCCGCGGCGTTGGCTGCCCGCGCAGAGTTCTGCAAGCGCTGCAAAGCGCTGGGCATGTCGGTCATCAGCGACGACATGGCCAACCTCTATGCGACGATTCCCGGGGAAGCAGACCTGCCGGCGCTTTGCATGGGCTCTCATATTGACTCGGTTGTGCAGGGCGGCAATTACGATGGTATTCTCGGTGTACTGACCGCATTGGAAGCAGCCGAAACGATTGTAACCGAAAAGATCCCTCACCGCCACCCCATCACCGTTTTGGTATGGACAAATGAAGAGGGCGCACGCTTTGACCCGGCGATGATGTCCTCTGGTGTAGTTACCGGAAAATTCAAAAAGGAAGACATGCTGAAAAGCACAGACCCGAAAGGCACCACCTTTGGTGAAGCACTGGACGCAAGCGGCTATAAAGGCGACCAGAGCAACCGCCTTGACCCCAAAAAGACGCTCGGCCTGCTGGAACTGCACATTGAGCAGGGCCCTGTACTGGAAGCAGAAAAGAAAGATATCGGCGTTGTCGAAGGTGTCGTCGGTATGGTAAACTATGAGTTCCGGATGCGCGGGCAGGCCGACCATGCCGGCACAACCCCCATGAGCTACCGCCGAGACGCCCTGCTTGCCGCCTGCGACGTGATTAAGTATCTGCATGCAGAGCTCGACAAATTAGACAGCAAGCTGGTCTACACAACCGGGCGCATTCTCTGCTCACCAAATGTACACACCATCATTCCAGACGATGTTCGTTTTACTTTGGATGCACGTCATCAGGACCCGAACGTCATCAAGCAGGTCGTAGAAATCATCAAAAACGTTCCGAAAGAAATGGACAAGTGCTCTGTCAGCTATGAAGAACTCTGGTCCCGCAAAACGGTTGCTTACAACCCGGAAATGGTAAACATTGTAGAAAAAGAAGCAAACGCATTCGGCTACTCTAATATGCGCATGTACAGCGGCCCCGGCCATGATGCACAGTATCTAGCTGATGTCGTGCCGACGACCATGGTCTTTGTTCCGAGCGTTGGCGGGCACAGCCACTGCGAAATTGAATATACGCCGATTGAAAAGTGCTGGCAGGGCGCCAACGTGCTGCTGCAGACAGCTTTGGAAATGGATAAGCATTCCGCATTTTAA
- the hydA gene encoding dihydropyrimidinase — MYDLLIQNGKIVTPSSVFTADLAVKDQKIAAIGKDLGPAEKTVDAAGKYVLPGAIDAHTHLAMPFGGTVSSDGYGAGTRAAACGGTTTVFDYAPQIKGHGIVESVEARRKMAENEACVDYAFHCYVTDMLGGKLLEEWPDIIHYGVTSIKCFTVYKKEHMMVTDGEIVQILQRGKETGMLTNVHCENPDVIDLNTERFLKEGKTSAWYHYLSRPEFVEAEADKRVIHWAKSLNAPVYIVHLANKEGMDEVTKAKDEGYPIYAETCPQYLHFTCEVYKRPDGRNFICSPPMKGQASQDALWAGIQRGDIDTIATDHCPFQSYEKDWGKDDFTKVPNGCAGIENMYPYMLAAANSGRITFEKAVELCCANPAHIFGCPRKGLLEVGRDADIVVYDPEKDFTITQKAMHSDSDHTIWEGLKLHGYPVQTYSRGKLVYNNGEFVGQYGWGKYIHREPHRDENF; from the coding sequence ATGTATGACTTATTGATTCAAAACGGGAAAATTGTAACACCCTCATCTGTCTTTACAGCAGACCTTGCGGTAAAAGACCAGAAAATCGCTGCCATTGGAAAAGACCTGGGCCCTGCGGAAAAGACTGTAGATGCAGCCGGAAAATATGTGCTGCCGGGCGCCATAGATGCGCACACCCACTTGGCAATGCCTTTTGGCGGTACGGTTTCTTCCGATGGATACGGTGCAGGCACGCGCGCGGCAGCCTGCGGCGGAACGACCACTGTCTTTGATTATGCGCCGCAGATAAAAGGCCATGGTATTGTCGAGAGCGTGGAAGCCCGGCGGAAAATGGCTGAAAATGAGGCCTGTGTCGATTATGCCTTCCACTGCTATGTGACCGATATGCTGGGCGGTAAATTGCTGGAAGAGTGGCCGGATATCATTCATTACGGTGTTACCAGTATTAAGTGCTTTACCGTCTATAAAAAAGAGCACATGATGGTGACTGACGGCGAAATCGTACAGATTCTGCAGCGCGGTAAAGAGACCGGTATGCTGACCAACGTACACTGCGAAAACCCCGATGTCATTGACCTAAACACCGAGCGCTTCTTAAAAGAAGGTAAGACCAGCGCCTGGTACCATTACTTAAGCCGCCCGGAATTTGTCGAAGCCGAGGCCGACAAGCGGGTAATTCACTGGGCAAAGTCACTGAATGCGCCGGTGTATATTGTCCATTTGGCCAATAAAGAAGGAATGGACGAAGTAACCAAGGCGAAAGATGAGGGCTACCCGATTTATGCAGAGACCTGCCCGCAGTATCTGCACTTTACCTGTGAAGTCTATAAGCGCCCGGATGGCCGCAACTTTATCTGTTCGCCGCCAATGAAAGGGCAGGCAAGCCAGGATGCCCTTTGGGCAGGCATTCAGCGCGGCGATATCGACACCATTGCCACTGACCACTGCCCGTTTCAGTCGTACGAAAAAGACTGGGGCAAAGATGATTTTACAAAGGTACCAAACGGCTGCGCCGGCATTGAAAATATGTATCCTTATATGCTGGCAGCAGCAAACAGCGGCAGAATCACCTTTGAAAAAGCAGTGGAACTCTGCTGTGCCAATCCGGCCCATATTTTTGGCTGCCCGCGGAAAGGCCTGCTGGAAGTTGGCCGAGATGCCGATATCGTTGTTTATGACCCGGAAAAAGACTTTACGATTACGCAGAAAGCCATGCACTCTGACTCTGACCACACCATTTGGGAGGGCCTGAAACTGCACGGTTACCCAGTGCAGACCTACAGCCGCGGGAAACTGGTATACAACAACGGTGAATTTGTAGGGCAATACGGCTGGGGAAAGTATATTCACCGTGAACCACACCGTGACGAAAACTTTTAA
- a CDS encoding ABC transporter permease subunit, whose product MSKKVKNRIASIALPVLVGVVFVYIWQIGLLNAAGGLTTMQLPLPSDIYVAMQQKGSKIFSDAGVTLAASLIGLAIGCAVGYFVAILATMAPRWGYGSLTVLSALNAVPIVALACIMNRWFSTAMGSKIAVVAIVCMATMGINAYRGLNDLQPFACDLMKSYAAPRSAEFLKLRIPNSIPNIFVALKINIVNSMMTALISEYFSKDTAGLGFTIKTSMKMGNQKATGWAYIVVAALLSILLYIVIALVERRALRWHASHR is encoded by the coding sequence ATGAGTAAAAAAGTAAAAAACAGAATTGCCAGTATTGCGCTGCCGGTGCTGGTAGGCGTTGTGTTTGTTTACATCTGGCAGATTGGTCTGCTGAATGCTGCCGGCGGCCTGACAACCATGCAGCTGCCGCTGCCGTCAGATATCTATGTGGCAATGCAGCAAAAAGGAAGCAAAATCTTTTCAGATGCCGGTGTCACACTGGCCGCTTCGCTGATAGGACTTGCCATTGGCTGTGCAGTCGGCTACTTTGTGGCAATACTGGCAACCATGGCGCCACGCTGGGGCTATGGCAGCCTGACTGTCCTTTCGGCGCTGAATGCTGTACCGATTGTTGCACTGGCATGTATTATGAATCGCTGGTTTTCTACAGCGATGGGGTCAAAAATCGCCGTTGTGGCAATCGTATGCATGGCTACTATGGGTATCAATGCGTACCGGGGGCTGAACGATTTACAGCCTTTTGCGTGCGACCTGATGAAAAGCTACGCGGCACCCCGCAGCGCCGAGTTTTTGAAGCTGCGCATTCCAAACAGCATTCCCAATATCTTTGTTGCGCTGAAAATCAATATTGTCAACAGCATGATGACTGCCCTGATTAGCGAATACTTTTCCAAAGATACGGCCGGCCTGGGATTTACCATTAAGACCAGCATGAAAATGGGCAACCAAAAGGCCACAGGGTGGGCGTACATTGTGGTTGCCGCACTGCTCAGCATTCTTCTGTATATTGTGATTGCTCTCGTTGAGCGCCGCGCCTTGCGCTGGCACGCTTCTCACCGATAA
- the asnB gene encoding asparagine synthase (glutamine-hydrolyzing): MCGIVGFVGACADMRQTLQEMMDAIAHRGPDGQGQFIEGETALGQRRLSIIDIQGGKQPMYNEDGSIVIVYNGEIYNFKELAAELAAAGHTFVTHCDTEVLIHGYEQWGKDLLTHLRGMFAFALWDRKTQTLFCARDHFGIKPLYYYQNPETGIFLFGSEIKSFLPHPAFKKELNESQLELYLSYQYSPGENTFFKGVKKLMPAHSLTLHAGKIKLERYWQPKFVPDSTKDLSEWEEEIAAAMEESVQAHKIADVEVGSFLSSGVDSSYVAALAHVHKTFTVGFSNKQYDETDYAKEFSKYIGVENDAYRITSEEYWANLGRIQYYMDEPLADAASAALFFVNREAAKQVKVCLSGEGADEFFGGYNVYQEPFTASWYNKVPLLLRRAIGAVAELLPPVRGVNFLVRRGKPLEERYIGNTNLMGERRKKQLLRHYTGAVKPIELARPYFDETRGQDTITRMQICDLNLWMVGDILLKADKMSMANSLELRVPFLDRKVFELACQIPTGCRVNAQQTKIALRGAAEKMVPRKTADKKKLGFPVPVRAWLREEPYAGVVRAAFHTPVAQKFFNTAELDRMLSQHVAGKRDNWRQIWCVFMFLIWYDEYFVKR; encoded by the coding sequence ATGTGCGGAATTGTTGGGTTTGTAGGTGCGTGTGCCGATATGCGGCAGACACTGCAGGAGATGATGGACGCCATCGCTCACCGTGGGCCGGATGGACAGGGGCAGTTTATTGAAGGGGAAACCGCCCTGGGACAGCGCCGTCTTTCAATTATCGACATACAGGGTGGTAAGCAGCCTATGTACAATGAAGATGGCAGTATTGTAATCGTGTATAATGGAGAAATTTATAATTTTAAAGAGCTTGCCGCGGAACTTGCCGCCGCCGGCCATACTTTTGTGACACACTGTGATACAGAAGTGCTGATTCATGGTTATGAGCAATGGGGAAAAGATTTGTTGACCCACCTGCGCGGGATGTTTGCATTTGCCCTGTGGGATAGAAAAACGCAGACGCTGTTTTGTGCTCGCGATCATTTTGGTATTAAACCGCTGTACTACTACCAAAATCCTGAAACGGGTATCTTTTTGTTTGGCAGCGAAATTAAAAGCTTTCTCCCGCATCCGGCATTCAAAAAAGAGCTGAATGAAAGTCAACTGGAGCTTTATCTTTCTTACCAGTATTCGCCGGGGGAAAATACCTTTTTTAAAGGGGTAAAAAAATTGATGCCGGCTCATTCGCTGACCCTGCACGCCGGCAAAATCAAATTAGAGCGCTATTGGCAGCCAAAGTTTGTTCCGGATTCCACAAAGGACCTGTCAGAGTGGGAAGAGGAAATCGCCGCAGCCATGGAAGAAAGCGTGCAGGCCCATAAAATAGCAGATGTTGAGGTGGGCAGTTTTCTTTCCTCTGGTGTAGACTCCAGTTATGTGGCGGCTTTGGCGCATGTGCACAAGACCTTTACTGTCGGCTTTTCCAACAAGCAGTACGATGAAACGGACTACGCCAAAGAATTTTCTAAGTATATCGGTGTAGAAAATGATGCCTACCGCATTACATCAGAGGAGTATTGGGCAAACCTCGGCAGAATTCAGTATTACATGGACGAGCCGCTGGCTGATGCCGCCAGTGCGGCGCTGTTTTTTGTTAACCGGGAGGCGGCAAAGCAGGTTAAAGTCTGTCTTTCTGGTGAGGGTGCCGATGAGTTCTTCGGCGGTTACAATGTCTACCAGGAGCCGTTTACCGCTTCTTGGTACAATAAAGTGCCGCTGCTGCTTCGTCGTGCGATTGGTGCGGTGGCGGAACTGCTGCCGCCGGTGCGCGGCGTAAACTTTCTGGTGCGGCGCGGCAAACCGCTGGAGGAGCGCTATATCGGCAATACCAACCTAATGGGGGAGCGCCGCAAAAAGCAGCTGCTGCGTCATTACACCGGTGCAGTAAAGCCAATCGAACTTGCCCGCCCGTACTTTGACGAGACCAGGGGACAGGACACCATTACCCGCATGCAAATCTGTGACCTGAACCTCTGGATGGTGGGTGATATCTTGTTGAAAGCGGATAAAATGAGCATGGCAAATTCTTTGGAACTTCGTGTACCTTTTCTCGACCGCAAAGTGTTTGAGCTTGCCTGCCAAATTCCAACCGGCTGCAGGGTAAATGCGCAGCAGACAAAGATTGCCCTGCGCGGTGCTGCGGAAAAGATGGTGCCCCGCAAAACGGCCGACAAAAAGAAACTCGGTTTCCCGGTGCCGGTGCGTGCATGGCTGCGGGAAGAGCCCTATGCCGGTGTTGTACGCGCGGCGTTTCATACCCCTGTTGCACAGAAGTTTTTTAACACCGCTGAACTGGACCGCATGCTCAGCCAGCACGTAGCAGGGAAGCGGGACAACTGGCGCCAAATTTGGTGTGTGTTTATGTTCTTGATCTGGTACGATGAGTATTTCGTAAAACGATAA
- a CDS encoding DUF523 domain-containing protein, translated as MKKILVSGYLYGWHCRYDAVDCPCTVPQFLQWKAEGRLVPVCPETFGGLKTPRPDAQIVGSCVKIGSGEDVTQAYRCGAKEALRLAQENDVVFAVMKEDSPSCGSKYVYDGTFTDVKRPGQGCAVQLLRDNGFLVMDENEIDQAAKFLQQAEE; from the coding sequence ATGAAAAAAATCCTTGTAAGCGGCTACCTTTATGGCTGGCACTGCCGGTATGATGCAGTCGACTGTCCCTGCACGGTTCCACAGTTTTTGCAGTGGAAAGCAGAGGGGCGTCTGGTCCCGGTTTGCCCGGAGACTTTTGGCGGGCTAAAAACCCCGCGCCCGGATGCACAGATCGTTGGCAGCTGCGTGAAAATCGGCAGCGGAGAGGATGTAACACAGGCCTACCGCTGCGGTGCAAAAGAAGCGCTGCGCCTGGCACAGGAAAACGACGTGGTATTTGCTGTCATGAAAGAAGACAGCCCTTCCTGCGGAAGCAAATACGTATATGACGGTACTTTTACCGATGTTAAACGGCCCGGTCAGGGATGTGCGGTACAGCTGCTGCGGGACAATGGCTTTCTGGTAATGGACGAAAACGAAATTGACCAGGCAGCAAAGTTCTTGCAGCAGGCAGAAGAATAA
- a CDS encoding ABC transporter ATP-binding protein, whose product MAEAAKDMRTEDANVQILMDHIGMTYTTDSGNDVQALTDVSLSIAKGEFVSLLGPSGCGKTTLLRIIADLLQPTSGTIRVAGETPHQVRLKKKYGIVFQSPVLYDWRTVRRNVCLPLEIMKIDKAEREARVDHMLELVGLSDFGDHYPFELSGGMQQRVGIARALAVNPEILLMDEPFSALDEFTKEKLHEDLLRIWRKTNKTIVFVTHNIEEAVFLSDRVCVLSPHPGRLSAVVDITLERPRRREMRTLAQFSQLVSQIRSSFEGV is encoded by the coding sequence ATGGCAGAAGCAGCAAAGGACATGCGCACAGAAGATGCAAATGTGCAGATTTTAATGGATCACATCGGCATGACGTATACAACTGACAGTGGAAACGATGTACAGGCCCTTACAGATGTCAGTCTTTCGATTGCAAAAGGCGAGTTCGTTTCTCTGCTGGGTCCTTCTGGGTGCGGCAAGACAACGCTCCTGCGCATCATTGCAGACCTGCTCCAGCCTACCAGCGGCACCATTCGCGTGGCTGGTGAAACGCCGCATCAGGTACGTTTAAAGAAAAAGTACGGAATTGTATTTCAGAGCCCGGTTCTGTACGATTGGCGCACAGTGCGCAGAAACGTCTGTCTGCCGCTTGAAATCATGAAAATCGATAAGGCAGAGCGTGAGGCGCGCGTGGACCACATGCTGGAGCTGGTTGGTCTTTCTGATTTTGGAGATCACTACCCGTTTGAGCTCAGTGGCGGCATGCAGCAGCGCGTCGGCATTGCCAGGGCGCTGGCGGTCAATCCAGAGATCCTTTTAATGGACGAGCCGTTTTCTGCACTTGACGAATTTACTAAAGAAAAGCTGCATGAAGATCTGCTTCGTATCTGGCGCAAGACCAACAAAACCATTGTCTTTGTCACGCACAATATCGAAGAAGCCGTGTTCCTTTCTGACCGTGTGTGCGTGCTTTCGCCGCACCCGGGCCGCCTCTCGGCAGTGGTTGACATTACGCTGGAGCGGCCGCGCAGGCGCGAAATGCGCACGCTGGCGCAGTTTTCACAGTTGGTTTCACAAATTCGGAGCAGCTTTGAGGGGGTGTGA
- a CDS encoding ABC transporter permease subunit: MKTKKRKKNRFLVPAVWIIGVAAVWELVAFLLDAVLKDPQAEKKLPYLHSVIIAFGQNWQTMLQAGGVTLSRAILGFLLGIAIGFVLAVLMSLSQIIEKIAMPYLLIMQMIPILGLAPIIFSLVKDLDTSRIVIATYITFYPIAINTLSGFQSVPQDRKDLLYTYAAGKLTVYAKLMFPSALPALFTGMKIAAPMAVTASILVDTLSNKDGIGAIMIYSLYGGGDKFWPAVLTGILMGILSTVAVSLLEWLCVPWKRHSAQQQGGASV; this comes from the coding sequence GTGAAAACCAAAAAGCGTAAAAAGAACCGCTTCCTTGTGCCGGCGGTCTGGATTATTGGGGTTGCCGCAGTGTGGGAGCTGGTTGCTTTTCTGCTGGACGCTGTCCTGAAAGATCCGCAGGCAGAAAAAAAGCTGCCTTATCTGCACAGCGTCATCATCGCTTTCGGGCAAAACTGGCAGACTATGCTGCAGGCCGGCGGCGTAACCCTTTCCCGGGCAATTTTAGGTTTTCTGCTTGGCATTGCCATTGGGTTTGTCCTTGCAGTTTTAATGAGCCTTTCTCAGATTATCGAAAAAATCGCCATGCCGTATCTTTTGATTATGCAGATGATTCCGATTTTGGGGCTGGCACCGATTATTTTCAGTTTGGTGAAAGATTTGGATACATCGCGGATTGTAATTGCAACCTACATTACATTTTACCCGATTGCAATTAATACGCTCAGCGGTTTTCAGTCAGTGCCGCAGGACCGAAAGGATTTGCTTTACACCTATGCGGCCGGCAAACTTACGGTTTACGCAAAACTAATGTTTCCGTCGGCGCTTCCTGCTTTGTTTACCGGCATGAAGATTGCCGCGCCAATGGCTGTGACGGCGTCTATTTTGGTGGATACATTGAGCAACAAAGACGGCATCGGCGCCATTATGATTTATTCGCTGTATGGCGGCGGCGATAAGTTTTGGCCAGCAGTGCTTACAGGCATTCTCATGGGCATCCTCAGTACGGTTGCAGTTTCTCTGCTGGAGTGGCTGTGTGTTCCGTGGAAGCGCCACTCGGCGCAGCAGCAGGGAGGTGCTTCTGTATGA